The genomic stretch atgtatatatatatatatatatatatatatatatatgtatgtatatatatatgtatgtatatatatatgtatatatatatatatatatatgtatgtatatatatatacatatatatatatatatacatatatatatatacatacatatatatatttatatatacatatatatatatatacatatatatatatatataaatatatacatgtatatatatatatatatatacatacatacatacatatatatatatatatatatatatatatatgtatatatatatatatatatatatatatatatatatatatgtatatatgtatatatgtatatatatacatataaatatatgtatgtatatatgtatgtatatgtatatacatatatacatacatatatatatatgtatatatatgtatatatacatatatacatacatatatatacatatatatttatatatatacatatatatatatatatatacatacatatatacatatatatatatatgtatgtatatatatatatatatatgtatgtatatatatatatatgtatgtatatatatatatatatgtatgtatatatatatatacatgtatatatttatatatatacatgtatatatttatatatatatatatgtatatatatatatatatgtatatatatatatatatgtatatttatttatatatatacatatatatatacatatatatatatgtatatatatatacatacatttatatatatacatatatatatacatacatatatatatacatacatacatatatatatatatatatatacatatatatatacatacatacatatatatatatatatatatacatatatatatacatacatacatatatacatatatatatatatatacatacatatatacatatatatatatatatacatgtatatatatatatatatgtatgtatatatatatatatatatatatatatatatatatatatatacatgtatatatttatatatacatacatatatatatatacatatatatatacatatatatatacatacatatatatatacatacatacatatatatatatatacatatatatatatatatacatatatatatatatatacatatatatatatatatatatatatatatatatacatatatatatatatatatatatatatatacatgtatttatattTATGACTTCCATAATTATTGAGATTTTAATTTAACTTTTGAAAGTAGAAAAACTGTGATATAGTAAGGATAACTAATTAGGAGTAGCATGTAATTAACCACTTCTTATCTACAATTTTAGATTATGCGATTGCATTCAATTTTTACGTCATCAATGACTTGCTTTTCATTTTCCACTTTTGGCGGAGCCTTAAAGAGGCCGACTCCGTTTCGGCGTTGAGATCAAACAAAtggcagatcaacgtattttgggCGTCACGCCGATCGCCTGAACCTGTTTCTCGCTCTATCTTCTTCCACCTTGCTCGCTTGTTCGCGGTGGCGTATATAGCAGCGAGGCCCGGAAAGAAAGAGGAGATCGAGGAACAGATATGCCAAAGGAAATGGGAATAGGCGAGGAGAGGAGGAACCCTTTGGCCTTCTCTTCTCTTTGGACCATCTTCATGCATGCAGATGCCGTGGACAAGTGGCTGATGGCTCTAGGGTTCTCGGGCGCCATCATGAGTGGCATCGCCACACCCATGGTTCTCTTCATCACCAGCAACATGGTGAACAACCTCGGCACCGGCCCCTCCCTTTCTCCTCGATTCATGGACCAAGTCAATAAGGTTCGATCCCCCCTCCTTCTCCCTTGACCTGCTCCTGGGTATGCTCTCGCCGTTCTCACGATCGATGATCTCTATTTGTTTGTTTTTTGCGCCCCTTCCGTACCCAGAATTCGCTCTACTTGGTGTACCTGTCACTTGGAGTCTTCGTGATGTCCTTCTTAGGTACGACATCACCAAACCCTGTTACTTTCCTTCTTCTCATCTTCTCCTGCTAATGGTGAACATGGTGATGGCAGAAGGATTTTGTTGGACGAGGACGGGTGATAGACAAGCAATGCGGATGCGGACGCGATACTTGAAGGCGATACTCAGGCAAGACGTAGAGTACTTCGATCTCAACGCTACATCCATGTCCGAGGTCATCACCAGCGTCTCCAGCGACAGCCTCATCATCCAAGACGTCATCAGCGAGAAGGTCACGACCCATCTTCCCTTTTCTCTGGATGATGTGGTGTTGCTCAACCATGTTTGGGGCATATGCAGGTGCCCAACTTCATAAACAATGCGGCGCTGTTCGCTAGTAGCTACTTGGTAGGATTCCTTATGATGTGGAGGCTTGCTTTGGTTGCCTTCCCCACCTTCTTGCTTCTCGTCATACCTGGTATCATGTACGGGAGGATGTTCATGGACATGGCGAGGAAGATCCGAGATGAGTACGAGAAGGCTGGCGCCATCGCCGAGCAAGCAGTCTCCTCCATCAGGACGGTCTACTCCTTTGTGGCCGAGAGGCGGACCATGTGTATGTTCTCAAACGCGCTCGAGGATTCGGTCAAGCTCGGCCTACGGCAGGGCTTGACCAAGGGCATCGCCGTTGGGAGCAACAGCGTGACCTTTGCTATCTGGGCCTTCATGGCCTGGTACGGCAGCCGGATCGTAATGTACCATGACGGCAAGGGCGGCACCGTCTTCGCCGTTGGAACTGCGATCGTCAATGGAGGCCTGTAATGATCTCTCTCTTCTCTGCCATTATTGTTGCCTTCTCCATCCTTCTCTGCTCATCTCTCTCGTCTCTTCCATTTGCTTAACGAACATGGAATCAAAAGGGCGCTTGGATCCGGGCTTTCCAACATCAAGTACTTCTCGGAGGCGAGCTCAGCCGGAGAGCGGATCATGAAAGTGATAAGAAGAACACCGAGAATCGATTCAGATAGCACAGAGGGTACGGTAATCGAGAATCTTTCCGGGGATGTGGAGTTCAGATCGGTCGAATTCGCGTATCCTTCGAGGCCGGAAAACATCATCCTGAGAGGCTTTGATCTGAAGGTTCCGGCCGGGAAAACTGTGGCTCTGGTGGGCGGCAGTGGATCAGGGAAGTCGACCGTCATTGCGTTAATGGAGAGGTTCTACGATCCACTAGGAGGTGAGATTTTGCTGGACGGAGTGGATATTAGGAGCATCAAACTCAAGTGGCTGAGGTCACAGATAGGATTGGTAAGCCAAGAGCCAGCTCTCTTTGCGACCTCCATAAAGGAGAACTTGCTCTTTGGCAAGGAAGAAGCAACCGTGGAGGAGGTGGTGGCAGCTGCAACGGCGTCGAATGCCCACAACTTCATCTCTCAGCTGCCTCAGGGTTATGACACACAGGTTATATTGTCTTCTAACACTATATTTCCAAGCATTTGAGTGCAGCTATAGATTAGATTGCATGACTATTCTTGCATCTTGCTTTCCCTTTACTTGGACCATTAAGCTGTCGGCATACTGGGCTGGCTTCCTATTTGAGCAGTAGTTCATAAAGCATGCGGGGACAGTGCATGACAAGATTCCGACATTGGGAGCCTTGTATTGGCCAAGACCATGACATGATTGCATTCCTGGAAACCCACCCATTTATGGTTAATGATTAGATGGGTGGATGAAATTTCATCTGGCCACCACACGGCAAAGTTTCTGGGATTTTTTTGGTATTTCATTGTTGATGCTTTCCACCAAATGAAGCCACAACTTTATGCTCAGAACAATGATATACGATTGACACATGGCTTGTCTTAGCTAATTTCTAATAGCTTTTGTTATGTCGCCAACAAGATTATGTAATAACAATAATTAAGATAGCGATGCTCTACGTTTAATAGATTATTAAtgacataatcaaaatatttaagttaaaattgataatagtACCTCTATCATTCTCTTAAATAAAACTAATCAAAATATAGAACTAATCGAGGTGTTACAAATTCTTTTAATTAAGGATATGATATCATTGTCAAGATTCAACATAATCTAAATCAAATCTTAATATAATGCATGTAAGATATAGCCCAATGATAGTCATCTAACTCCATATATAGATAGTCTCTTTTTATTTGAGTCTTCTCACCGTACCCAAATGTTAGGTCAGTTCTGATATCAAATATTACGATTCATAAGttaattgatttattaatttcTTTGAACCCAAATCGCTAGCTAAAGTACTTAAAATTGATACTAATGCATGCATCATATTTTTATAAGTTTATTTTAATCCTACTTGTTGTGTGGAGAGTGTTATCGACCATGGGTCGGTCTGGCTTGGTCTTAACCCGAAGGTGTAGGGGCATTCAAGGAACTCTCGTGATAGTCTTGCGAGACGGTTAATGCAGTATCAAGGTGTCCGAGGTGGCTCTAAGGTAGTTTTTAAGGTGGCTTCTGAGGTGGATTTCGATCTCCTCGATGGGTTCCTGTACAAAGGTTAGCATCGGCGGAGAGTTTCTCGACCCAAACCTTCCAACATTTAAGTTAGCTCCTTTTGGGATTATGTAGAATGTGAAAGGTTTTTGGGAGAGAGGTCTGACCCTGAGTAAGATTTGAGAGTTAGCTTTTATATCTGAATGATCGAGGGAATCGTTTATAATCATTGTAACGCCCTCCCTTTGGCATTTTATCAACAAGAGTGACAGTTGAATAGCCTCCTGCAGGCTATCATCCATGAAGGCCAACTAAAGAAGAATAAGTTTGAATGATCATCCGGGAACTACTGTTCATGGAGACTAATAGGATCAACCTAATGGCCTTTCATAAACTGTTATGCATATGGATCGATAAGCCATTACTACCCCCACATCGCTGTTTCGGTGGCGATCAGTTGACAGATTATCAAAATATTCTCTATCATTACTCAATTTTACGTAGGAGTGCGGATATCTGTACTTTCCTTATGAACATAATCTTGCACAGTTTTGCCATTATTTGTAGTTGTAGAATCCATCCTAATGTTGCTTTAATAAAACATAACACAAACCGGGAACACCCTCATCATTTACTGTTATTTGCCCTTGACAAGTGTTCCACACCTTGTGCAGATCAATTTAGGTAAGGTCTCAATCTCTACATTATCTCCACGGGTAAACCGACACTCGTGTATGTGCTTGTTCTTTAATGAAACCTTTCATAAATGTGTCATTGCTATCAGTTGCGTTAACCTATTATAATGTCACAGTGTTTACATTATAGCCATGCCATATAAAGGTAAGCTAACATCACGAAATGAATACAACCTTCTTGAAGTACTTGTGATGGTATACAGACTTCCCAATGATTTCATCTTGGTATAGGAATCACAATAACATCTCTTTTCATTTTGTGCCAATTCTTGATCCACATTTTTGTTTTCCTTTATTCTGTGATAGGATCTTGGTTGAATCTTTTGAAGTGAATACCGTGCCATGCCTGCATATATTTGGTGTGCTATATGCATTCATGAGTATAGACATAGCATGGTAGTGTTTCTAAAGTTATGGTTCATGACAGGTAGGAGAAAGTGGGGTTCAGATGTCAGGAGGTCAGAAGCAGCGGATAGCGATCGCAAGGGCTGTGCTGAAGTCGCCCAGGATTCTTCTGCTTGATGAAGCCACAAGCGCGTTGGACTCGGAGTCGGAGCGAGTCGTCCAAGAAGCACTCGACCTGGCGTCCCTCGGTCGGACCACCATCGTCGTCGCGCACCGCCTGTCCACTATCAGGAACGCCGACGTGATCGCCGTCGTGCAAGCAGGCCGAGTCGCGGAGCTTGGCTCCCACGACGACCTCATCCGTGATGAAGATGGACTCTACTCATCCCTCGTTCGCTTCCAACAGACGGCGGGAGCAGCGGGAAGCGATGCGCCTAGCTCATCATCGGCAGCGTTGGTGGCCTTCCCTCGACCCGGTAGCAGCGAGAGCCGCAGGTTATCGTTGTGCAGCAGATCAAGCTCCACTAGTTCTTCGCGCCACCAGGAGTCGCAAGAGGAGTCCGAGGCGGATGCTCCTCCCCCGGTTCCATCTCTGCGGAGGCTGTTGCTGTTGAACTTACAGGAATGGCGGCAGGCGGTGCTGGGAAGCTTGGGCGCGATGGCTTTCGGGGCGGTGCAGCCACTGTACGCCTTCGCGATGGGAAGCATGCTGTCGGTGTACTTTATGAATGATCACAAACAGATCAGGTCAAACACGAGGACGTACTGCCTCATCTTCGTCGCCATGTCGGTCCTCTCCTTTTTGGTCAATATTCTGCAGCACTACAACTTCGCGGCCATGGGGGAGTACCTGACAAGGCGGGTGAGGCAGAGGATGCTCTCCAAGATTCTCACGTTTGAAGTTGGGTGGTTCGATCGGGACGAGAACTCTACTGGCGCCATCTGCTCTCGACTCGCCAACGATGCCAATGTGGTCAGTAGCAATCTCCGTTAGCAGCTAGGCGTCCATAGGGACTTCGTCGTTCTCTAATCGGCATCTCTCTCCTGCTGCAGGTTCGAATGCTGGTGGGTGATCGGATGTCTTTGATCATTCAGGCAGTCTCTGCGGTGACCATAGCATGGACGTTGGGTCTGGTCATCGCATGGAAGCTGGCCCTCATCTTGATCGCCATCCAACCACTGATGATAGTATGCTACTACTCCCGAATGGTTATTCTCAAGAGCATGTCCAAGAAGGCCATCGAGTCGCAGTCGGAGAGCAGCAAGGTAGCTGCCGAAGCTGTCGCCAACCTTCGTACCGTCACCGCGTTCTCGTCGCAGGATCGGATTCTCCACCTGTTCGGGAGAACCCAAGAGGGCCCGAGCAGGGAAAGCGTACGGCAGTCCTGGGTAGCCGGCATCGTCCTCGGCATCTCCCAGGCTCTCATGAGGTGCAGCTGGTCTCTGGCCTTTTGGTACGGCGGCCGTCTCATGTTTCATGGCCACATCACCGCCGAGGCTCTCTTTCAGAACATCCTCATCCTGGTTAGCACAGGCCGTGTCATCGCGGAGGCCGGCAGCATGACATCGGACCTCGCCAAGGGAGCAGATCTCGTCGGCTCTGTTTTTGCAGTGATGGACCGGTTCACCCACATTGAACCTGAAGACGACAAAGGCCATCGGCCGGAGAATTTGGTCGGCGACGTCGACATCTGCCGCGTTGACTTCGCATATCCAGCGCGGCCTGACGTACTCATCTTTAGTGGTTTCTCCCTCACCATCGAGGCCGGCAAGTCGACTGCGCTGGTGGGGCAAAGCGGTTCAGGCAAATCGACCATCATCGGACTCATAGAGCGATTCTACGACCCGCTCAAGGGGACGGTGAAGATCGACGGCAGGGACGCGAAGTCGTACCATCTCCGGTCGCTGAGGAAACACATCGGGCTGGTGGGACAAGAGCCGGTACTGTTCGCCGGGTCGATCAGAGAAAACATAGCGTACGGCATGGATGAGCCGACGGAGGGCGAGATCGAAGACGCGGCGAGGACGGCCAACGCGCACGACTTCATCAGCGGCCTCAACGACGGCTACGACACGTTCTGCGGGGAGAGAGGGGTGCAGCTGTCGGGCGGGCAGAAGCAGCGGATCGCGATCGCAAGGGCGGTGCTGAAGAATCCGGTCATACTGCTGCTGGACGAGGCGACGAGCGCCCTGGACAGCCAGTCGGAGAAGGTGGTGCAGGCGGCGTTGGAGAGGGTGATGGCGGGGAGGACGAGCGTGGTGGTGGCGCACAGGCTGAGCACCATTCGCAACTGTGACCTCATTGCGGTGATGGAGAAGGgggtggtggtggagaaggggaCGCATGCCTCGCTGCTGGCCAAGGGGCCCAAAGGATCCTATTGTAGCTTGGTTAGCCTGCAACAAGGGAACAAGGACGTATGAACGCGGCTACGGAGGAGCTATTGACTTCGATTGGGATGACAAAATTGATAGCAACCGGATCTTAATAGATGATAGTATTTGCTCTATTAGTGTTATTAGTCAACAAATCCGTGAATTAGTTGGCCTCCGTAGCATTAAGTTCCATAGACTTTTAAAAATGGTCCCATGGTTTCAAAATTATTATCggtcactcttttttttttttaacgattCTTCGATGAAATTCTTAtattcaaacttttttttttgtgtctctTCACTTTTTTTATCTCGAATATTCACTCAAACTtatattcataagattggtaatgaAAATAAGTAATATGGTTGGCTATGAAAATGAGTGAGACCATCGATGATTGATTCCAAAATAACATACCCAAATTATAAGAAATCCTATAGAAGCCACAAGTGCCGAATTCATACTTTGCAAACTTTGATTTGTTCTACTTCTAATATGTATTCTAGTTCTAGTATGTAAATAAATCGCGAATATGGTCCAAGTAATAAAAGCCCAAGTTTCTTTGGGGGTCCCAATTCCAATAAGATCCCCATGCCTCATTAGCCCATACTGCTCCACAAAGAATGCCTATGGTTAAAAAGGTAAATCCTAAACTAATGACACGATAACTCCAATAATCCAAACGTTGAGTCCTGCAACGATCgaatcataatctcatcatattttttttacataCTTTTAAAGCGAGTGTACTTCAAAAAAAAAGATTAACGATAGAAAATTCAACCATAATATCATAATGTGTTTCGATGATAATATTAAATCAAAGATAGAAGACGATGTTAGGATAGTGTATAAAAGAGATGAAGACTTGTTAGCTTCTCAAGAGAGCTAAGAGAGATAGTGTATAAAAGACAATGACGATGGAGACATGATCAACCATGGTAAATAATAGACATTTCTTATACTGTGCAACCATGGTAATATCCATAGGAGGAATTGCTGTGGTTTGTGGAACTCATCAAAGGGGTGGATAAAAGATCAATAGAGAGAGATAACCTGAGATCTTTTGAAACGCTCCTAATTAGTAGAAAGTTATAGATTGTCCAATGTACAATTCTATACGTTTCTCCATAAGAATGTAAATAACTTTCATACAATATTTATTACATAATCTAATTCATAATTAATAAACCCACATGACATTAATAACATAGCTCAATCCATTTCAATCCACCTATAGGATATTTAATAGATACAACAACTTTTTAAAAGTCACAACATTATaatccaaattatatatatatatataaaggaatcTCATTTTCTATTGCATAACTCTAAAAAATTAACAGTTTATCATATATGTAAATCATAGCTCAAATAAATACAGTGACTCACATGTCACtaaaatttatcataataaattatcgttaaaatatattaaatcttTATACATTTAACGTATGCTTTGTGAATATGTATAGATATCAAATACTCTTTATGCTAATATAAAAACTTAAACCTTATAGGCATTTCAAAATCATAAATTGCTAATATAAAATACTTAAATACATTTCAAAAcaaaattcatgcattcaaatcAAATAAAATGTTTATGACATCTTTTGAAGCAAGatacatttaaatatatttttatgttgaAAGTATAAGTATAGCTAATGTCACATATCATGACATAAAACATTATAGTACAAAGACTAGAtgcttatataaatataaatatagaagTTAGGAGCATAAATATATCCCTGTGACAGAGATCGGAATCATATTTAATCCTTATGGtgtaagtaatatatatatatatatatatatatatatatatcaaagctcaaaaaaattattttctaaataaaTACCAATCTTTAACCCTCTATCATAGTTATACTCAATTTACAACTATCATCTcatgaaaaataatatatcaattacattttataaatcaagagttTAGAAAATTCTTTTTGCACATCTtttcaaatattatatattttttaatcatcatcatataaatCCTTTTGCAATGCTTTTAGATAATAAAAGAGCTtgtgatttatataaattattattatttataaatgtcAAACATatgtattaatatttttaaaaataaattagacaTAATCATCGAATACTTACCCTTGTCGAATATCCTCAATACCAATATATTCTGATTATGTTTTATTTTTCCAACATCTTCATTTTTCATTCTTTTATTTCCTTAATGATataaatatctaattaattaaaaaatcaaGATTCCTCAATCTATAATTTAAAACATAAATctaattgataaaaatataaaagatcTCAAAATCATacctattaaaatttttaaaatataaacctaATTAATAAGAATATAAGAGATCTTAAAACCATACcttttgaaaattttcttgaatcatttgacataaaaaaagaaTCGctttccttaatttttttttctttctttcttgcaatGTAACTTTTCTCATTCATCTTCTCTGGTCACGGCAGATcactcctctttctctttctttcctctccttcctctgccattcttttcttctcccttctccttttcttcacttccctatttttttctttttttttctcttgttccCATGAAGACCTCGACGAGATTGACAGTGTCAcaacctgattttttttttttataggattATATAGCATGTATCAagagaaatattattttcttaatatatataaattatagatatttattataattt from Musa acuminata AAA Group cultivar baxijiao chromosome BXJ1-3, Cavendish_Baxijiao_AAA, whole genome shotgun sequence encodes the following:
- the LOC103975188 gene encoding putative multidrug resistance protein, coding for MPKEMGIGEERRNPLAFSSLWTIFMHADAVDKWLMALGFSGAIMSGIATPMVLFITSNMVNNLGTGPSLSPRFMDQVNKNSLYLVYLSLGVFVMSFLEGFCWTRTGDRQAMRMRTRYLKAILRQDVEYFDLNATSMSEVITSVSSDSLIIQDVISEKVPNFINNAALFASSYLVGFLMMWRLALVAFPTFLLLVIPGIMYGRMFMDMARKIRDEYEKAGAIAEQAVSSIRTVYSFVAERRTMCMFSNALEDSVKLGLRQGLTKGIAVGSNSVTFAIWAFMAWYGSRIVMYHDGKGGTVFAVGTAIVNGGLALGSGLSNIKYFSEASSAGERIMKVIRRTPRIDSDSTEGTVIENLSGDVEFRSVEFAYPSRPENIILRGFDLKVPAGKTVALVGGSGSGKSTVIALMERFYDPLGGEILLDGVDIRSIKLKWLRSQIGLVSQEPALFATSIKENLLFGKEEATVEEVVAAATASNAHNFISQLPQGYDTQVGESGVQMSGGQKQRIAIARAVLKSPRILLLDEATSALDSESERVVQEALDLASLGRTTIVVAHRLSTIRNADVIAVVQAGRVAELGSHDDLIRDEDGLYSSLVRFQQTAGAAGSDAPSSSSAALVAFPRPGSSESRRLSLCSRSSSTSSSRHQESQEESEADAPPPVPSLRRLLLLNLQEWRQAVLGSLGAMAFGAVQPLYAFAMGSMLSVYFMNDHKQIRSNTRTYCLIFVAMSVLSFLVNILQHYNFAAMGEYLTRRVRQRMLSKILTFEVGWFDRDENSTGAICSRLANDANVVRMLVGDRMSLIIQAVSAVTIAWTLGLVIAWKLALILIAIQPLMIVCYYSRMVILKSMSKKAIESQSESSKVAAEAVANLRTVTAFSSQDRILHLFGRTQEGPSRESVRQSWVAGIVLGISQALMRCSWSLAFWYGGRLMFHGHITAEALFQNILILVSTGRVIAEAGSMTSDLAKGADLVGSVFAVMDRFTHIEPEDDKGHRPENLVGDVDICRVDFAYPARPDVLIFSGFSLTIEAGKSTALVGQSGSGKSTIIGLIERFYDPLKGTVKIDGRDAKSYHLRSLRKHIGLVGQEPVLFAGSIRENIAYGMDEPTEGEIEDAARTANAHDFISGLNDGYDTFCGERGVQLSGGQKQRIAIARAVLKNPVILLLDEATSALDSQSEKVVQAALERVMAGRTSVVVAHRLSTIRNCDLIAVMEKGVVVEKGTHASLLAKGPKGSYCSLVSLQQGNKDV